One region of Maylandia zebra isolate NMK-2024a linkage group LG10, Mzebra_GT3a, whole genome shotgun sequence genomic DNA includes:
- the LOC101474425 gene encoding P2Y purinoceptor 3 has product MGLSQTSSITPDISLLAAVVASNHLNTSGTSHTSTLPLPSCSIDESYKYVFLPVCYSLTFLFSLTLNSVVLLRSCCHHGRRWNTSLIYMVNLATTDLMYGLSLPFLVASYVLRDCWVFGDFMCRLVRFLFYFNLYCSIFFLTCISVHRYLGICHPMRTITLESKRVVKGICALVWVVVFILTCPIFRFAQTGYVRRRAGEAVEPGEGSDYGNRTGDQVGEEYINCWDDAIDKEFADYVPYGIVLHLLGFFVPFVIIAWCYSHVVRTIFQTLRSPPSSIEGGEDGPVGDGSVEGVRGRERTSVSISGSQYSHYIRRRRKSIKTIVTITLLFALCFLPFHVTRTLFLLLRRGQLGGCNAMKTVSICYKVTRPLASCNAWLNALLYFLTGDKGGPSCWPAERTIHRDRRNGSLWWPLKILKRDGVGEDDHEVAERVEREVHIENESKSSRVIF; this is encoded by the exons ATGGGGTTGAGTCAAACCTCAAGCATCACCCCAGACATCAGCTTGCTGGCGGCAGTTGTGGCGAGCAACCATCTCAACACGTCAGGCACCTCGCACACCTCGACACTCCCTCTGCCTTCATGCAGTATCGATGAATCCTACAAATATGTCTTCCTACCCGTCTGCTACTCGCTGACCTTCCTTTTCAGCCTTACCCTCAACTCAGTGGTGCTCCTGCGCTCCTGCTGCCATCATGGACGTCGTTGGAACACTTCCCTGATCTATATGGTGAACTTGGCCACCACTGACCTGATGTATGGCCTGTCTCTGCCCTTCCTGGTGGCAAGCTATGTGCTGAGGGACTGCTGGGTGTTTGGGGACTTCATGTGCCGCCTCGTACGCTTCCTGTTCTACTTCAATCTCTACTGCTCCATCTTCTTCCTTACCTGCATCTCTGTGCACAG GTATCTGGGGATCTGTCATCCAATGAGGACCATCACACTGGAAAGTAAGCGGGTGGTGAAGGGGATCTGCGCATTAGTTTGGGTGGTGGTCTTCATTCTCACCTGCCCCATCTTCAGGTTCGCCCAGACCGGATACGTTAGGCGCAGAGCTGGTGAGGCTGTTGAGCCTGGAGAAGGGAGCGATTATGGGAACAGAACTGGAGACCAGGTCGGCGAGGAGTACATAAACTGCTGGGATGATGCCATAGATAAGGAGTTTGCAGACTACGTCCCATATGGCATTGTTCTCCACCTTCTAGGTTTCTTTGTGCCCTTTGTCATCATTGCCTGGTGCTACTCCCACGTGGTCCGGACAATATTTCAGACCCTGCGCTCTCCTCCCAGTTCAATAGAGGGTGGCGAGGATGGACCAGTGGGTGACGGGTCTGTGGAAGGAGTTCGAGGGCGCGAGAGAACCTCCGTCTCTATTTCTGGCTCACAGTACTCACACTACATCCGCCGGCGGCGGAAATCCATTAAAACCATTGTCACTATCACACTGCTGTTTGCACTCTGCTTCCTACCCTTCCATGTGACTCGCACGCTCTTCCTGCTCCTGCGGCGGGGACAGCTTGGCGGCTGCAATGCCATGAAGACCGTCTCCATCTGCTACAAGGTCACCAGACCTTTGGCCTCCTGCAACGCATGGCTCAATGCTCTGCTCTACTTCCTCACGGGCGATAAAGGTGGCCCCAGCTGCTGGCCAGCCGAACGCACCATCCATCGAGACCGCCGGAACGGCTCCCTCTGGTGGCCGCTGAAGATCCTCAAAAGAGATGGAGTGGGAGAAGACGATCACGAGGTGGCCGAGAGGGTTGAAAGGGAGGTGCACATAGAGAACGAGTCCAAGTCCTCCAGAGTTATCTTCTAG